In the genome of Christensenella timonensis, one region contains:
- a CDS encoding ABC transporter permease, with product MKSKLSAGEFFKKFGIVIVLVALFIVFALLNPLFMDPGNIMELLKQVAFMGIIAVGMTFCMLTGGIDLSVGSNMALAIVVAALVMAQVPFNTQEANAILGSLVGIGAATAIGFANGFFVNEIKIPPLIVTLAMMQIVRGLVYIFTGAVPVYENIPEVFSFVGQGSVGPVPFPVIVMGAVFVIGGIILHKTVYGRHVYCVGGNEEVARLSGIHVKKVKYSVYMISGLLTGVAGILLFSRMNSGQPRAGLGYEFEVVTACVLGGISMAGGSGKLWGVFFGVVIMGVLSYGLVSVGLNEFWQMFIKGVVLLVAVGIDSMSQAKQQNLVELRREEEERKKEAAA from the coding sequence ATGAAGAGTAAGTTATCGGCAGGGGAATTTTTCAAAAAGTTTGGTATCGTGATCGTGCTTGTGGCGTTATTCATCGTATTTGCGCTGTTGAATCCGCTTTTTATGGATCCGGGCAATATCATGGAGCTGCTGAAGCAAGTGGCGTTCATGGGTATTATCGCGGTGGGCATGACGTTTTGTATGCTTACGGGAGGGATCGACCTTTCAGTGGGCTCTAATATGGCGCTTGCTATCGTAGTGGCAGCGCTCGTAATGGCGCAGGTACCGTTTAATACGCAGGAGGCGAACGCGATCCTCGGTTCGTTGGTAGGGATCGGCGCTGCGACAGCGATAGGATTTGCAAACGGCTTCTTCGTAAATGAGATCAAAATACCGCCGCTTATCGTTACGCTGGCGATGATGCAGATCGTACGCGGCCTTGTATATATCTTTACGGGGGCGGTTCCGGTATATGAGAACATACCGGAGGTATTCAGCTTTGTGGGACAGGGCAGCGTTGGCCCGGTTCCGTTCCCGGTCATCGTGATGGGCGCGGTATTCGTGATCGGCGGCATTATCTTACACAAAACGGTCTATGGACGGCACGTCTATTGCGTGGGCGGCAATGAAGAGGTCGCGCGCCTTTCTGGCATCCATGTGAAAAAAGTAAAGTATTCCGTGTATATGATCAGCGGATTGCTTACGGGCGTCGCTGGGATCCTGCTGTTCTCGCGCATGAATTCCGGCCAGCCGCGCGCGGGTCTCGGTTACGAATTTGAAGTGGTGACGGCTTGCGTATTGGGAGGCATCTCCATGGCGGGCGGCTCCGGGAAGCTATGGGGCGTGTTCTTTGGCGTGGTTATCATGGGGGTTCTTTCGTATGGATTGGTGTCCGTCGGGCTCAATGAGTTCTGGCAGATGTTCATCAAGGGCGTAGTGCTGCTGGTCGCCGTCGGTATCGATTCGATGTCGCAGGCCAAGCAGCAGAACTTAGTGGAGCTGCGCCGCGAGGAAGAGGAACGCAAAAAGGAAGCGGCGGCGTAA
- the lpdA gene encoding dihydrolipoyl dehydrogenase — protein sequence MDILVIGGGPGGYVAAIAAAKRGAKVTLVEKDMLGGTCLNRGCIPTKAILHSAKLFHEAKSFAELGIVTSEPQVDYAAVVRRKEGIVKQLRGGVEFLLGKAGAEVIKGGARFLSRDKVAVKTAEGEIGLEAKNVIIATGSVPCNLPFLEADGKNIINSDHALALCELPKSMVVIGGGVIGCEFAQAFARLGVTVTILEALGSLVATMDGDLSALMTRVLKKDGVDIHLSCRVQGAQDTGAGVCVTYTESDGTQKSVTADKVLVAAGRRAVADGLDAHEAGVAMDERGNIPVDGGCRTNVSGIYAIGDVTGGIQLAHVASHQAEIAVGNLFGDKLEMDERIVPYCIYTSPEMAAMGYTEQKASEAGYTVKTGMFAASANGRSMIEGMRDGFSKAVLDAGDGTVLGIHLAGPNVTEMVSPFAGVIKFEATGEDVAQMIFAHPTVSEFIRESILDADKKAIHKV from the coding sequence ATGGATATTTTAGTGATCGGCGGCGGCCCGGGCGGATATGTGGCGGCGATCGCCGCGGCAAAGCGGGGTGCGAAGGTGACGCTGGTGGAAAAGGATATGCTGGGCGGCACGTGCCTGAACCGGGGATGTATCCCCACCAAGGCGATCCTGCATAGCGCAAAACTTTTTCATGAGGCGAAAAGCTTTGCGGAACTGGGTATTGTGACCTCTGAGCCGCAAGTCGATTATGCGGCGGTCGTACGGCGTAAGGAAGGGATCGTAAAGCAGTTGCGCGGCGGTGTGGAGTTTTTGCTCGGCAAGGCCGGCGCGGAAGTCATAAAGGGCGGGGCGCGGTTTTTATCACGTGACAAAGTGGCGGTAAAAACAGCGGAAGGCGAGATAGGGCTCGAGGCAAAAAACGTTATCATCGCGACGGGCAGCGTGCCCTGCAATCTGCCGTTTTTGGAGGCGGACGGCAAAAATATCATCAATTCCGACCATGCGCTTGCGCTGTGTGAGTTACCCAAAAGCATGGTGGTCATTGGCGGGGGCGTGATCGGCTGTGAGTTCGCGCAGGCATTTGCACGGCTGGGCGTTACGGTCACGATATTGGAGGCGCTCGGCAGCTTAGTGGCGACGATGGACGGAGACCTGTCCGCATTGATGACGCGCGTACTCAAAAAGGACGGCGTGGACATCCACCTTTCGTGCAGGGTACAGGGCGCACAGGACACGGGAGCGGGCGTATGCGTGACATACACAGAGAGCGACGGCACACAAAAAAGTGTGACGGCTGACAAGGTGCTGGTTGCGGCAGGACGGCGCGCAGTGGCGGACGGCCTTGATGCACACGAAGCGGGCGTCGCTATGGATGAGCGCGGCAATATCCCCGTCGATGGGGGATGCCGCACGAATGTCAGCGGGATCTATGCGATCGGCGATGTGACGGGCGGTATACAGCTTGCGCATGTGGCCTCACATCAAGCGGAGATCGCTGTTGGCAACCTGTTTGGAGACAAGCTGGAAATGGATGAACGGATCGTTCCATATTGTATTTACACGAGTCCTGAAATGGCGGCGATGGGATATACCGAGCAAAAGGCCTCGGAAGCGGGATATACTGTTAAAACAGGGATGTTTGCGGCTTCTGCCAACGGACGCTCTATGATCGAAGGGATGCGCGACGGGTTTTCCAAGGCGGTGCTGGACGCAGGCGATGGTACGGTGTTGGGGATACACCTGGCAGGGCCGAACGTGACGGAGATGGTCTCGCCGTTTGCGGGCGTGATTAAGTTCGAGGCGACGGGAGAGGACGTAGCACAGATGATTTTTGCACATCCGACCGTATCTGAGTTTATCCGCGAAAGCATCCTGGACGCCGATAAAAAGGCGATCCATAAAGTATAA
- a CDS encoding TIGR04076 family protein, with protein sequence MAQKYPVKITVYRKFDCDELPDYSGGCHAFDVGAAFTVKVDGKMPEGFCTWAWHDLWPVVMTLRFGGEMTYCKQGNMMYSACSDGLSPVVFKLERIEA encoded by the coding sequence ATGGCACAGAAATATCCGGTGAAGATAACGGTGTACAGGAAATTTGACTGCGACGAGCTGCCTGATTACAGCGGCGGCTGTCATGCGTTTGACGTGGGGGCGGCGTTCACGGTCAAGGTAGACGGCAAAATGCCGGAAGGGTTTTGTACATGGGCATGGCACGATCTGTGGCCGGTGGTCATGACGCTGCGTTTTGGCGGAGAGATGACGTACTGTAAGCAGGGAAACATGATGTATTCCGCCTGCTCGGACGGGCTTTCGCCTGTGGTATTCAAACTGGAAAGAATAGAAGCATAA
- a CDS encoding class II aldolase/adducin family protein, translating into MAMLRELRERVLEAGKRLRAYDLIVMAGGTVAARDPETDLCVITPSGMEYEDLRWDDMCVIDIKTYELVDGYRRPSCACDMFTKVLRERPDILCVTHSHSRYATAYAVCNREIPVVTTTHGNLVGGAVPCTHWVHPDPHNEEYLQDIVDTMGKGYAVNIRNHGLVVGGPTVEEAIENIITCEVSAQIAFIAEQLGNPYYLNEDEADRAHKFAKSVVGQHIK; encoded by the coding sequence ATGGCAATGTTGAGGGAGTTGAGGGAAAGAGTTTTGGAAGCGGGCAAAAGGCTGCGCGCATACGACCTGATCGTTATGGCGGGGGGCACCGTGGCGGCACGCGACCCGGAGACGGATTTGTGCGTGATCACACCGAGCGGGATGGAATATGAAGACCTGCGCTGGGACGACATGTGTGTGATCGATATCAAGACCTATGAGTTGGTGGATGGATACCGCCGGCCGTCCTGCGCATGCGATATGTTTACGAAGGTGCTGCGGGAGCGCCCGGATATCCTGTGCGTCACACATTCGCATTCCCGTTATGCAACGGCGTACGCCGTGTGCAACAGGGAAATCCCGGTTGTGACGACGACGCACGGCAACCTGGTCGGGGGCGCGGTGCCCTGCACGCACTGGGTGCATCCCGACCCGCACAATGAAGAATATTTACAGGATATCGTGGATACGATGGGCAAAGGATATGCCGTCAATATCCGCAACCACGGCCTCGTGGTGGGCGGGCCGACGGTGGAAGAAGCGATCGAAAACATCATTACCTGCGAGGTATCGGCGCAGATCGCATTTATCGCGGAACAACTGGGGAATCCCTATTACCTGAATGAAGACGAAGCGGACAGGGCGCACAAGTTTGCAAAATCAGTCGTGGGGCAGCACATCAAATAG
- a CDS encoding aldo/keto reductase gives MRYQKLGNSGIDVSVIAHGTWAMGNDFFGEVDQGRAISAIHASVEHGVNLVDTARAYGEDCAAEKVVGKAIQGMRDKVVLATKAGVLRAYGGNYVKCSDPNVIRCELEESLRNLKTDYIDLYQIHWPDHNTPLEVALETMLRFKEEGKIRAIGVSNFSVAELRLAVDVADIASVQPPLSLLNRQSFEDGVLGFCAENGLGVLTYGSLGGGILSGKMGKIGIGGKELRASFYPYYEEPMWSKCQQLLKTLKEIADARNVSIAQVSINWVLCQKGVTCALLGATRPQTAIENTKAADWELTKEELDVINTAYGRIMG, from the coding sequence ATGAGGTATCAAAAACTGGGAAACAGCGGGATCGATGTTTCGGTCATTGCACACGGTACATGGGCAATGGGAAATGACTTTTTTGGCGAGGTGGATCAAGGCCGCGCGATCAGCGCGATCCATGCTTCGGTGGAGCATGGCGTGAACCTGGTGGACACGGCGCGTGCATACGGCGAGGATTGCGCTGCGGAAAAAGTAGTCGGCAAGGCGATCCAGGGCATGCGCGATAAGGTGGTGCTTGCGACCAAGGCCGGCGTGCTGCGCGCGTATGGCGGCAATTATGTCAAGTGCTCCGACCCGAACGTCATACGCTGCGAGCTGGAAGAATCCCTGCGGAACCTAAAGACGGATTATATCGACTTATACCAGATACACTGGCCGGATCACAATACCCCGCTGGAGGTGGCGCTGGAAACGATGCTGCGCTTTAAGGAGGAAGGCAAGATCCGCGCGATCGGGGTATCGAACTTCTCTGTCGCGGAACTGCGGTTGGCGGTCGATGTGGCGGATATCGCGAGCGTACAGCCGCCATTAAGCCTTTTAAACCGACAGTCGTTTGAGGACGGCGTACTCGGCTTTTGTGCGGAAAACGGACTCGGCGTGCTCACGTACGGGTCGCTCGGAGGCGGTATATTGTCCGGTAAAATGGGCAAAATCGGCATCGGCGGAAAAGAGTTGAGGGCGTCCTTTTACCCTTACTATGAAGAACCGATGTGGTCGAAATGCCAGCAGCTTTTAAAAACGTTGAAAGAAATCGCTGACGCGCGGAACGTTTCTATCGCGCAGGTATCCATCAACTGGGTCCTCTGCCAAAAGGGCGTCACGTGTGCGCTATTGGGTGCGACGAGGCCGCAGACAGCGATCGAGAACACAAAAGCCGCAGACTGGGAATTGACAAAAGAAGAGCTTGACGTGATCAATACCGCCTATGGCAGGATCATGGGATGA
- a CDS encoding sugar-binding transcriptional regulator → MKFDETRETYGKIATLYYMGELSQDEIAQIFNISRFKVSRVLKRCKELNIIEFRVNNKPHYYKSMEAQVIKGLDIKKCIIVNPGTTALESKTNVGKAGAKYLAERLKDGMLVGLDWGTTLQTMVREFSPEQQYHDSLFVQISGSTASQSVSDSWYMDGHDIVKSLATKAGAQWSLFPVPYIVKDKVLRDMLLEEKTIKSHIDYFKKLDIAFFGLSSCQPEVYIPFYKNYLSAKECNLLRKQERFGEVFSCLLDERGNAIDSILKDRVMTIEPELLKAVPETVALAAGKDKVKSIVAAARGGYFTTMITTEVVALSVLELLEREQEK, encoded by the coding sequence ATGAAATTTGACGAAACGCGGGAAACGTATGGAAAAATCGCAACGCTTTACTATATGGGGGAATTATCGCAGGACGAGATCGCGCAGATATTCAACATTTCCCGTTTTAAGGTGTCGCGTGTCTTAAAGCGCTGCAAGGAGCTCAATATCATAGAATTCCGCGTCAACAACAAGCCGCATTATTACAAGAGCATGGAAGCCCAGGTCATCAAGGGACTGGATATCAAAAAATGCATCATCGTGAATCCGGGGACGACGGCGCTCGAATCCAAGACGAACGTGGGAAAAGCGGGCGCAAAATACTTAGCGGAACGCTTAAAGGACGGCATGCTGGTTGGCCTTGACTGGGGCACGACCTTGCAGACGATGGTGCGGGAATTTTCACCCGAGCAGCAATACCATGACAGCCTGTTTGTGCAGATTTCAGGCAGTACGGCGTCACAGTCTGTTTCCGACAGCTGGTATATGGATGGGCACGACATCGTCAAAAGCCTTGCAACGAAGGCGGGGGCGCAGTGGTCGCTGTTTCCCGTACCATATATTGTAAAGGATAAAGTGCTGCGCGACATGCTGCTGGAAGAAAAAACGATCAAAAGCCATATCGATTATTTCAAAAAGCTGGACATCGCATTTTTCGGCCTCAGCTCATGCCAGCCGGAGGTATATATCCCTTTTTATAAAAATTACCTTTCTGCAAAAGAGTGCAATCTTTTGAGAAAACAAGAGCGTTTTGGCGAAGTGTTCAGCTGCCTGCTCGATGAACGGGGCAACGCAATCGATTCCATTTTAAAGGATCGCGTCATGACCATTGAACCGGAGCTTTTGAAAGCCGTTCCTGAAACGGTGGCGCTGGCAGCGGGCAAGGATAAGGTGAAGTCCATTGTCGCCGCGGCGCGGGGCGGATATTTTACGACCATGATTACGACAGAAGTCGTGGCGCTGTCCGTTCTGGAATTGCTCGAACGAGAACAGGAAAAATAA
- a CDS encoding thiamine pyrophosphate-dependent dehydrogenase E1 component subunit alpha — MQLSKEQKLTVYETMLLIRETELKMIELYKKGEIEGHMLPCLGQEAIPATLAQVYTDKDYLVTGHRGGGHYFARGCDYHAFWGEMFGRITGATRGRGGQIHLMDISKKALTGNAIVGAQWGIAAGAGFVAKRDGAMCVCVGGEGSTNRGTFHESLNLAAVQCLPVLYVVEFNNRQMWNDCTQTTAVDRIAKRAMAYDIEGATVDGNDPDAIFAKASEFAAKIRAGGRPCLLECVTNKWTDSVNSARNTPEAIEGFKQPDVDAIYRYETKLKEQGVLTDGLDAQIKERVHKKVMDGVEFGRNSEKPEVTEGMDQVYSQPVV; from the coding sequence ATGCAGCTTTCCAAGGAACAAAAATTAACGGTTTATGAGACGATGCTGCTCATAAGAGAAACTGAACTGAAGATGATCGAGCTTTATAAAAAGGGCGAGATCGAAGGGCATATGCTGCCTTGCCTGGGGCAGGAGGCGATCCCGGCAACGCTGGCGCAGGTCTATACGGATAAGGACTACCTGGTCACAGGGCACCGCGGCGGCGGACATTACTTTGCACGCGGCTGCGACTATCATGCATTCTGGGGCGAGATGTTCGGGCGTATAACGGGGGCGACGCGCGGGCGCGGCGGACAGATACACCTGATGGATATCAGCAAAAAAGCGCTGACAGGCAATGCGATCGTAGGCGCGCAGTGGGGGATCGCAGCGGGAGCGGGCTTTGTAGCCAAACGCGATGGAGCTATGTGCGTATGCGTTGGCGGCGAAGGATCGACCAACCGTGGAACGTTCCACGAAAGCCTGAACCTGGCGGCGGTGCAGTGCCTGCCGGTGCTGTATGTCGTTGAGTTCAACAACCGCCAGATGTGGAACGACTGCACGCAGACAACGGCAGTCGACCGTATCGCAAAACGGGCGATGGCCTATGACATCGAGGGGGCGACGGTAGACGGAAACGACCCGGACGCAATTTTTGCAAAGGCTTCCGAATTTGCCGCAAAGATCCGCGCAGGCGGAAGGCCGTGCCTGCTTGAGTGCGTGACCAATAAGTGGACGGACAGTGTGAATAGCGCGCGCAATACACCGGAAGCGATCGAAGGCTTCAAGCAGCCGGACGTTGACGCGATCTACCGGTACGAAACGAAGCTCAAAGAACAGGGCGTCCTGACGGACGGGCTTGATGCGCAGATCAAGGAACGCGTCCATAAGAAAGTGATGGATGGCGTGGAATTTGGCAGGAACAGTGAAAAGCCTGAGGTTACAGAAGGTATGGACCAGGTTTACAGCCAGCCGGTTGTGTGA
- a CDS encoding alpha-ketoacid dehydrogenase subunit beta, which translates to MKTMRFIEALREGLAEEMRRDPDVFQIGESLGREQGGMFKVTDGLDKEFPGRVIDSPISEAALGGVAVGAGMFGMRPVVEIMFGSLMPLLLDEIHNQAGTLHYVSGGKINCSMVVRTCNWMRIVSGPHHCGNFDAMFVNSPGVKVVVPSTPYDVKGLIKASIRDNDPVVFMEYSPLYQVKGEVPEEEYVLPIGKADVKREGTDVSIITYGVGVHDALAAAAEAEKSGISVEVVDLRTILPYDKEAIRKSVAKTGRAIVSYEGFKTGGAGAEFAAFIAEECIEDLSAPVLRVACKDVPNPSNSRLIEGLSVGKKDVLDAVFKVME; encoded by the coding sequence ATGAAAACAATGAGATTTATTGAAGCCCTGCGCGAAGGGCTGGCAGAAGAAATGAGAAGGGATCCGGATGTGTTCCAGATCGGTGAATCGCTTGGCCGGGAACAGGGCGGGATGTTCAAGGTGACGGATGGGCTGGACAAGGAATTCCCGGGCCGCGTGATCGATTCTCCCATTTCGGAGGCGGCGCTCGGCGGTGTGGCCGTGGGCGCGGGGATGTTCGGTATGCGCCCGGTGGTAGAGATCATGTTCGGCTCTTTGATGCCGTTACTTTTGGATGAGATACATAACCAGGCGGGTACGCTGCATTATGTGTCGGGAGGAAAAATCAATTGTTCGATGGTCGTGCGTACGTGTAACTGGATGCGTATTGTATCCGGGCCGCACCACTGCGGGAATTTTGATGCGATGTTCGTCAATTCGCCGGGCGTCAAGGTCGTTGTGCCGTCTACCCCTTACGATGTGAAAGGACTGATCAAGGCTTCCATCCGCGACAACGATCCTGTCGTATTTATGGAATATTCGCCTTTATACCAGGTAAAAGGTGAGGTGCCGGAGGAAGAATATGTACTGCCCATCGGCAAGGCGGACGTAAAACGCGAGGGTACGGACGTTTCCATCATCACGTACGGCGTCGGCGTGCACGATGCGCTTGCGGCGGCGGCAGAGGCGGAGAAATCCGGTATCAGTGTGGAAGTCGTCGACTTGCGTACGATCCTCCCCTACGATAAGGAAGCGATCCGCAAATCGGTCGCCAAAACGGGCCGCGCGATCGTTTCGTATGAAGGCTTCAAGACAGGCGGCGCAGGCGCTGAATTCGCGGCGTTCATTGCGGAGGAATGTATCGAAGATTTATCGGCGCCTGTATTGCGTGTGGCGTGTAAAGATGTTCCCAATCCCTCCAATTCCCGCCTGATCGAAGGCTTGAGCGTGGGGAAAAAGGATGTGCTGGACGCTGTTTTCAAAGTGATGGAATAA